From one Eptesicus fuscus isolate TK198812 chromosome 3, DD_ASM_mEF_20220401, whole genome shotgun sequence genomic stretch:
- the MB21D2 gene encoding nucleotidyltransferase MB21D2 isoform X2, which translates to MVQKLDQKLPVANEYLLLSGGVREGVVDLDLDELNIYARGTDYDMDFTLLVPALKLHDRNQPVTLDMRHSALCHSWLSLRLFDEGTISKWKDCCTIVDHINGATNYFFSPTKVADWFYDSISIVLSEIQKKPQRGMPKVEKVEKNGTIISIILGVGSSRMLYDIVPVVSFKGWPAVAQSWLMENHFWDGKITEEEVISGFYLVPACSYKGKKDNEWRLSFARSEVQLKKCISSSLMQAYQACKAIIIKLLSRPKAISPYHLRSMMLWACDRLPANYLAQEDYAAHFLLGLIDDLQHCLVNKMCPNYFIPQCNMLEHLSEETVMLQARKLSSVRSDPAEHLRTAIEHVKAANRLTLELQRRGSTTSIPSPQSDGGDPNQPDDRLAKKLQQLVTENPGKSISVFINPDDVTRPHFRIDDKFF; encoded by the coding sequence ATGGTGCAGAAGCTGGACCAAAAACTTCCAGTGGCCAATGAGTACCTGCTGCTCTCTGGGGGAGTCCGGGAAGGCGTGGTGGACCTGGACTTGGATGAGCTTAATATCTATGCCCGGGGGACTGACTACGATATGGACTTTACCCTTCTGGTGCCAGCCCTTAAGCTGCATGACCGTAATCAGCCTGTGACGCTCGATATGCGCCACTCAGCCTTGTGCCACTCTTGGCTGAGCCTCCGGCTCTTTGATGAGGGGACGATCAGTAAATGGAAAGACTGCTGCACCATCGTGGATCACATCAATGGTGCCACCAACTACTTCTTCTCCCCAACCAAAGTGGCCGACTGGTTCTATGACTCCATCAGCATCGTCCTATCAGAGATACAGAAGAAACCCCAGCGAGGGATGCCAAAGGTGGAGAAGGTAGAAAAGAATGGgaccatcatctccatcatcctgggtgtggggagcagccGCATGTTGTACGATATTGTCCCTGTGGTGTCTTTCAAAGGCTGGCCCGCAGTGGCCCAGAGCTGGCTCATGGAGAACCACTTCTGGGATGGGAAGATCACAGAGGAAGAGGTCATCAGCGGGTTTTACTTGGTGCCTGCTTGCTCCTACAAGGGTAAGAAGGACAATGAATGGCGGCTGTCCTTTGCCAGGAGCGAGGTGCAGCTGAAGAAGTGCATCTCTAGCAGCCTCATGCAGGCCTACCAGGCCTGCAAAGCCATCATCATTAAACTCCTGTCCCGGCCCAAAGCTATTAGCCCCTATCACCTGCGGAGCATGATGCTCTGGGCCTGCGACAGACTTCCTGCCAACTACTTGGCTCAAGAAGACTATGCAGCCCACTTTTTACTGGGCCTCATCGATGACCTGCAGCACTGTCTGGTCAACAAGATGTGTCCCAACTACTTCATCCCTCAGTGCAACATGCTGGAGCACCTGTCGGAGGAGACGGTCATGCTCCAGGCGCGCAAGCTGTCCTCCGTCCGCTCTGACCCCGCAGAGCACTTGCGCACGGCCATCGAGCATGTCAAGGCCGCCAACCGGCTGACGCTGGAGCTGCAGAGGCGGGGGAGCACCACCAGCATCCCCTCCCCACAGTCGGACGGAGGGGACCCCAACCAGCCTGATGACCGTTTGGCCAAAAAACTGCAGCAGCTAGTGACTGAGAACCCGGGGAAGTCCATCTCTGTCTTTATTAACCCTGATGATGTCACAAGGCCCCATTTCAGAATCGATGATAAATTTTTCTGA